From the Moorena sp. SIOASIH genome, the window TTTGGAAAGCACCTGCTAATGTCAGCTTGGCATCGGTACTTGCCCCTACGGTCAAAATTACCAACGAGGAACAGGAAAATCTTAACGTTGATCCCACCGCCGGTAAATCCATCAATGCTATTCGTAGCTTTACCGGAAAAGGAACTTTAATTTGGGGAGCAAGGACTTTAGCGGGTAATGACAATGAATGGCGCTATATCCCTGTGCGCAGACTGTTCAATCTCATTGAAGAATCGATTCAGAAAGCCACTGCATTTGTGGTCTTTGAGTCTAACAACACCATCACCTGGCTGAAAGTGAAGTCCCTAATTGAAAGTTATCTAGAGGGATTATGGCGACAGGGTGCCCTGGCTGGTGCTACACCTGAACAAGCTTTCTTTGTCCATATCGGACTGGGTAAAACCATGACAGCACAGGACATTTTAGAAGGACGCATGATTGTGGAAATTGGTCTGGCAGCAGTACGTCCAGCTGAGTTTATTATCCTGAAATTCTCCCACAAATTACAGGAAGCATAGGGGGAATTCAAAATTCAAAATTCAAAATTCAAAATTGCAAGCATTCAGTGGTCAGTGGTCAGCGGTCAGCGGTTAGCTTATTTTATTCAAAAGCACCGATTGCGCGTAGCGCATTAGCTGAATGCTGAATGCTGATAGCTGATAGCTGAATGCTGAATGCTGATAGCTGAATGCTGAATGCTGAATGCTGATAGCTGAATACTGATAGCTGATAGCTGATAGCTTAAACCAAACCTAAAGTAATTAAGGATAAATAAATCATGGCAGACACAGTAGAACAAATCAAAAATACTTATCCAATTCCGGTATTTTATTACCGAGTCACCATCGCTGGAGATAATTCCTATGCTTTCTCAGAGGTATCGGGATTAAGCATTGAATACGAAACTATTACTTATCGAGATGGCCTGAGTTATAAAGAAGGGGCAAAGTACATGCCAGGATTAGACACTCCCATTAACCTAACCCTACAGAAAGGAATTGTCAGACAAGACAGCTATTTATTTGAATGGTTTAGCACGATTAACCTCAATACCGTCGAAAAGCGAGATCTTACTATTGAATTGTTAGACGAGTCAGGTGAACCAGTTGTCTCCTGGGAAGTTATAAATGCTTTCCCTAAGAAATTAGATGCACCGTCATTTAATGCCACTAGCAATGAAGTTGCTATTGAAAGTTTAGAACTAATGGCTAATACTCTCAAGGTTAATAACCCTCCATTATAATCATTATAATTCGCGGCAATGGTCGGTAACAGGGAACAGGGAACAGGGAACAGGGAACCCTGTTCCCTATTCCCTAAAAACCCAATAATTTGTACTTCACCGAATTGAAAACCGCTGTAAGTTATGGCAGATAATTTCCCCATTCCGATTCCGGAACTTACTTTGACGGAAAATCCCCCGGTTGGATTTAATTTTATGGTCGTCTTTTTCATTGGTGGAATTGTACCTAATCCCTTAGATATTCGCTTTCAAAAAGTATCGGGAATTTCTGCGGAAATAAGCACAACAGACATCCGTGAAGGAGGTGAAAATATTTTCAGACATCGTTTGCCTAATCAGGTTACCTATAATAATCTGGTTTTAGAAAGAGGAATGGTGATTGGCTCTCCTCTGAATGTAGAGTTTAACGTTGCTATGAGTACCATGAAATTTGCTCCCAGCAATGTCTTAGTCATGTTGCTTGATGAAAACACTGTTCCTGTTTCTAGTTGGTTATTTAAGAGAGCTTATCCAGTAAAATGGTCAACATCTGACCTAGATGCTAATGCCAATGCTGTGGTTATAGATACGATGGAATTAGCCTATGTGAGATTTCAAAGTGTGAGGATTTAGCTATGCCAGTGGAAATCAAAGAATTAATTATTCGTGCCAACATTGTGGATAATAGTGAGCCTAAGCATGGAAATAGTGAGAATGGACATAGTTATGATAATACTTTAGCTCCCCAGATGGGAGAAAATTATGAACAAAAAGGTGAAATAATTGCTGCTTGTGTGGCACAAGTCCTGAAGATACTGGAGCGGAAAAAAGAGAGATAAGGTAAGGAAGTGTGGGGAGGGTGGGGAGAGGGGGAGATAGGGAGATAGGGAGATAGGGAGATGGGGAGATAGGGAGATAAGGAGATAAGGAGATAGGGAGATGGGGAGATGGGGAGATGGGGAGATAGGGAGATAGGGAGATGGGGGAGATTTTCCCGATTCCCTGTTCCCTGTTCCCTGTTCCCTGTTCCCTGTTCCCTGTTCCCGATTCCCGATTCCCGATTCCCTGTTCCCTGTTCCCTGCTCCCGATTCCCGATTCCCGATTCCCGATTCCCGATTCCCTAAAACCCAAGAATTTATACCTCACCCAAATAATCATTATATGCTAAAAAACCCTTTCAAATTAGAAAAGCTGAAGATTCGTGTTTATAAAGATGAAGACCGGACTCAGAAAGACGGCACCTTTGAAGTCATGTTTAATCCGGAATCCTATTCTTTACAATACGGGAATGTTTATCAAAAAAAACAGGGAATTAATACCAGTAGTAGGTCGGCAAAATATACTCTTACCAAACCAGAAGAATTGTCCCTAAAGTTAATTTTAGATGACACAGGGGTAGCAGATTATGGAGGTTTTGGATTTGCCGGAGCTTCATTAGTTGGAAATCTTTTAGGGACGAGAGATGTTGACAAGCAAGTCAAAAAGTTTCTTGAATTAACATTTGAGATGGATGGCGACATCCATGAGCCTAAATTTCTCAAAATTGAATGGGGAGACTTAATTTTTGATTGCCGTCTCCAATCTGTTAATGTTAAGTATACACTTTTTAACCGTAGCGGAAAACCGATAAGAGCTGAGTTAGATACAGTTTTTATCGAGGATATAAAAGATTCCAAGCGAATTGCACAAAAAAAGAAAAGCTCACCCGATCTTACCCATACTAGAACTATAAAAGCTGGAGATAAGTTGCCTTTGATGGCTCAAGAGGTATATGGTGACTCGGCCTATTATATCCAGCTTGCCCGTGCTAATAATCTCAATAACATCAGAAAGTTAAAAACCGGAACAACTATCAATTTACCGCCAATAGAGAAGTAAAAAAATAATGAGTGGTGTCGTCACAGCAACAATTTTGAGTGATACTGGGGACGAAATGAACCCTGAATACAACCTCATGTCGATTGACATTATCAAAGAGGTCAATAAAATCCCGATAGCTCAAATCATTTTATTAGATGGTGAGGCGGCAGAACAAGAATTTACTATTAGCAATACAGAGTTTTTTAAACCAGGCCAAGAAATTGAAATTAAGCTTCGCTATGAAGGAGAAAAACAAAAAGAAGCAACAGTTTTTAAAGGTCTTATAGTTAGACACTGTGTTCAAGCCGATCGCTATAGTTCTCTGCTCACTGTTGATTTAAAAGATGCAGCATACAAACTAACCACCCAAAGAAAAAGTGCTGTCTTTCGAGATATGACAGACAAGGATATTATCGACAAAGTCATCAAAACTGGGGGGTTAACAGTCAAATCTAGTGCTGCAACTCAACCAAAGCATAAAGAAATGGTGCAATATTACTGCACTGACTGGGATTTCATTTTATCTCGTGCGGATGTCAATGGTCTGTGGGTTTTAGTTGATGATGGCGAAATTACGGTTAAAGAGCCTAATCTAAAGGAAGCCAAACATACCTTTGAGTATGGCATTGATGAAATTTACGAGTTTGAAATGGAAGCTGATATTTGCGATCAGAAAGCATCGGTAGAAAGTACAGCTTGGGATATCAAAACACAGAAATTATTACAATCACAAAAAGCGAAAGAATTTTCTATCAACCAGGGTAATTTAAAAGGAGATGAATTAGCCAAAACAATTGGCGCAGATAACTATAAATTAATCAGTTTAGCTCCCTTAGATGACCAGGAAGTAAAAGCTTGGGCAGATGCCAAGTTACAAAAAAGTCGTCTGTCACTGTTTAAAGGTCGCCTCAAAGTGCCTGGATTTGCTGATATTAAACCAGGAGATAGTATAAAACTTGCTGGAATAGGAAAGCGCTTCAATGGTCAAACCTTAGTAACCGCTATTCGACATCAAGTTACTACCCAAGGCTGGCAAACAGATGTACAGTTTGGTTTATCAGCTAGCTGGTTTTATCAACAAAATAATGATATTTTTGATACACCAGTAGCGGGATTGATTCCAGCTATCCAT encodes:
- a CDS encoding phage tail protein, producing MADTVEQIKNTYPIPVFYYRVTIAGDNSYAFSEVSGLSIEYETITYRDGLSYKEGAKYMPGLDTPINLTLQKGIVRQDSYLFEWFSTINLNTVEKRDLTIELLDESGEPVVSWEVINAFPKKLDAPSFNATSNEVAIESLELMANTLKVNNPPL
- the vgrG gene encoding type VI secretion system tip protein VgrG codes for the protein MSGVVTATILSDTGDEMNPEYNLMSIDIIKEVNKIPIAQIILLDGEAAEQEFTISNTEFFKPGQEIEIKLRYEGEKQKEATVFKGLIVRHCVQADRYSSLLTVDLKDAAYKLTTQRKSAVFRDMTDKDIIDKVIKTGGLTVKSSAATQPKHKEMVQYYCTDWDFILSRADVNGLWVLVDDGEITVKEPNLKEAKHTFEYGIDEIYEFEMEADICDQKASVESTAWDIKTQKLLQSQKAKEFSINQGNLKGDELAKTIGADNYKLISLAPLDDQEVKAWADAKLQKSRLSLFKGRLKVPGFADIKPGDSIKLAGIGKRFNGQTLVTAIRHQVTTQGWQTDVQFGLSASWFYQQNNDIFDTPVAGLIPAIHGLQIGIVDKYEADPEKQFRVKVRIPSIETDGIVWARLASVDAGNKRGIFFRPETGDEVILGFINDDPRQAIILGAVHSGKNDLPAGLTVTKENNKKGIVTKESLKIIFDDENKLIEISTPKGNTLKLSEQDKGIKLEDENGNTITMDNQGIKIKSSKDLVMEGNYIKIKGSRVDIN
- a CDS encoding phage tail protein gives rise to the protein MADNFPIPIPELTLTENPPVGFNFMVVFFIGGIVPNPLDIRFQKVSGISAEISTTDIREGGENIFRHRLPNQVTYNNLVLERGMVIGSPLNVEFNVAMSTMKFAPSNVLVMLLDENTVPVSSWLFKRAYPVKWSTSDLDANANAVVIDTMELAYVRFQSVRI
- a CDS encoding DUF5908 family protein, whose translation is MEIKELIIRANIVDNSEPKHGNSENGHSYDNTLAPQMGENYEQKGEIIAACVAQVLKILERKKER